The following are from one region of the Nymphalis io chromosome 21, ilAglIoxx1.1, whole genome shotgun sequence genome:
- the LOC126776866 gene encoding probable protein phosphatase 2C T23F11.1 isoform X2: MLAASRIIRVMGQTLSEPVTEKQSSTCQDSRYLVGSSCMQGWRVSMDDSHTQILSLPDDPGTAYFAVYDGHGGSNIAEYAGKHLHKFIMARPEYHLGNIEEALKQGFLDLDQAMLEENMQEKVAGSTAVVVLIKDNTLYCANVGDSRAIASVRGAVEVLSYDHKPYHKEELRRITAGGGWVQLNRVNGNLALSRALGDYIFKRNYRMSARDQIVTAYPDVQVRQLNDDWEFIVIACDGIWEVLSNEEVLSFCRVRLLSGWEPAAVCEALMQVCLAPNCATGGLGCDNMTVLIVCLSPFPRADMVSPFQCFDNSRPNQYWTIPPRRFT, from the exons atgctcGCAGCATCAAGAATAATAAG agtTATGGGGCAAACCCTCTCTGAGCCCGTGACAGAGAAGCAGTCGTCAACATGCCAGGACTCCAGATATCTTGTGGGGTCGTCATGTATGCAAGGTTGGCGTGTATCGATGGATGACTCACACACACAAATTTTATCACTGCCTGATGATCCCGGTACAGCATATTTTGCTGTTTATGATGGGCATGGAg ggTCGAACATAGCTGAATATGCTGGTAAGCATCTACACAAATTCATAATGGCGAGACCGGAGTATCACCTTGGAAATATCGAGGAAGCATTAAAACag GGTTTTCTTGATCTTGATCAGGCAATGCTGGAAGAGAACATGCAAGAGAAGGTAGCAGGTAGCACAGCGGTAGTGGTGCTTATAAAAGACAACACACTATATTGCGCTAATGTTGGCGATTCCCGAGCTATAGCCAGTGTAAGGGGTGCG GTTGAGGTCTTGTCATATGATCATAAACCATACCATAAAGAGGAACTACGCAGAATCACAGCTGGCGGGGGCTGGGTACAGTTGAATCGTGTGAATGGAAATCTAGCTCTTTCACGTGCATTGGGTGATTACATCTTTAAGCGTAATTATCGCATGTCAGCCAGAGACCAAATAGTGACAG CATATCCAGATGTCCAAGTGAGGCAACTCAATGATGACTGggaatttattgttattgcgtGCGATGGTATTTGGGAAGTGTTGTCCAATGAG gaGGTGTTATCATTCTGTCGTGTGAGATTGTTAAGTGGTTGGGAACCAGCTGCCGTCTGTGAGGCACTGATGCAGGTTTGTTTGGCTCCCAACTGTGCGACTGGTGGTCTAGGATGTGACAACATGACAGTTCTGATTGTGTGCCTGTCCCCATTCCCGAGGGCTGATATGGTG TCACCATTCCAATGTTTCGATAACTCACGTCCGAACCAGTATTGGACGATTCCTCCGAGACGgtttacataa
- the LOC126776866 gene encoding probable protein phosphatase 2C T23F11.1 isoform X1 → MLAASRIIRVMGQTLSEPVTEKQSSTCQDSRYLVGSSCMQGWRVSMDDSHTQILSLPDDPGTAYFAVYDGHGGSNIAEYAGKHLHKFIMARPEYHLGNIEEALKQGFLDLDQAMLEENMQEKVAGSTAVVVLIKDNTLYCANVGDSRAIASVRGAVEVLSYDHKPYHKEELRRITAGGGWVQLNRVNGNLALSRALGDYIFKRNYRMSARDQIVTAYPDVQVRQLNDDWEFIVIACDGIWEVLSNEEVLSFCRVRLLSGWEPAAVCEALMQVCLAPNCATGGLGCDNMTVLIVCLSPFPRADMVKPLPEEQMLNNKFMAKMEDLLYVEEEEDLK, encoded by the exons atgctcGCAGCATCAAGAATAATAAG agtTATGGGGCAAACCCTCTCTGAGCCCGTGACAGAGAAGCAGTCGTCAACATGCCAGGACTCCAGATATCTTGTGGGGTCGTCATGTATGCAAGGTTGGCGTGTATCGATGGATGACTCACACACACAAATTTTATCACTGCCTGATGATCCCGGTACAGCATATTTTGCTGTTTATGATGGGCATGGAg ggTCGAACATAGCTGAATATGCTGGTAAGCATCTACACAAATTCATAATGGCGAGACCGGAGTATCACCTTGGAAATATCGAGGAAGCATTAAAACag GGTTTTCTTGATCTTGATCAGGCAATGCTGGAAGAGAACATGCAAGAGAAGGTAGCAGGTAGCACAGCGGTAGTGGTGCTTATAAAAGACAACACACTATATTGCGCTAATGTTGGCGATTCCCGAGCTATAGCCAGTGTAAGGGGTGCG GTTGAGGTCTTGTCATATGATCATAAACCATACCATAAAGAGGAACTACGCAGAATCACAGCTGGCGGGGGCTGGGTACAGTTGAATCGTGTGAATGGAAATCTAGCTCTTTCACGTGCATTGGGTGATTACATCTTTAAGCGTAATTATCGCATGTCAGCCAGAGACCAAATAGTGACAG CATATCCAGATGTCCAAGTGAGGCAACTCAATGATGACTGggaatttattgttattgcgtGCGATGGTATTTGGGAAGTGTTGTCCAATGAG gaGGTGTTATCATTCTGTCGTGTGAGATTGTTAAGTGGTTGGGAACCAGCTGCCGTCTGTGAGGCACTGATGCAGGTTTGTTTGGCTCCCAACTGTGCGACTGGTGGTCTAGGATGTGACAACATGACAGTTCTGATTGTGTGCCTGTCCCCATTCCCGAGGGCTGATATGGTG aaaCCTTTGCCAGAAGAACAGatgttaaataacaaatttatggCTAAAATGGAGGATTTGCTTTACGTTGAGGAAGAGGAAGATTTAAAGTAA
- the LOC126776866 gene encoding probable protein phosphatase 2C T23F11.1 isoform X3, which produces MGQTLSEPVTEKQSSTCQDSRYLVGSSCMQGWRVSMDDSHTQILSLPDDPGTAYFAVYDGHGGSNIAEYAGKHLHKFIMARPEYHLGNIEEALKQGFLDLDQAMLEENMQEKVAGSTAVVVLIKDNTLYCANVGDSRAIASVRGAVEVLSYDHKPYHKEELRRITAGGGWVQLNRVNGNLALSRALGDYIFKRNYRMSARDQIVTAYPDVQVRQLNDDWEFIVIACDGIWEVLSNEEVLSFCRVRLLSGWEPAAVCEALMQVCLAPNCATGGLGCDNMTVLIVCLSPFPRADMVKPLPEEQMLNNKFMAKMEDLLYVEEEEDLK; this is translated from the exons ATGGGGCAAACCCTCTCTGAGCCCGTGACAGAGAAGCAGTCGTCAACATGCCAGGACTCCAGATATCTTGTGGGGTCGTCATGTATGCAAGGTTGGCGTGTATCGATGGATGACTCACACACACAAATTTTATCACTGCCTGATGATCCCGGTACAGCATATTTTGCTGTTTATGATGGGCATGGAg ggTCGAACATAGCTGAATATGCTGGTAAGCATCTACACAAATTCATAATGGCGAGACCGGAGTATCACCTTGGAAATATCGAGGAAGCATTAAAACag GGTTTTCTTGATCTTGATCAGGCAATGCTGGAAGAGAACATGCAAGAGAAGGTAGCAGGTAGCACAGCGGTAGTGGTGCTTATAAAAGACAACACACTATATTGCGCTAATGTTGGCGATTCCCGAGCTATAGCCAGTGTAAGGGGTGCG GTTGAGGTCTTGTCATATGATCATAAACCATACCATAAAGAGGAACTACGCAGAATCACAGCTGGCGGGGGCTGGGTACAGTTGAATCGTGTGAATGGAAATCTAGCTCTTTCACGTGCATTGGGTGATTACATCTTTAAGCGTAATTATCGCATGTCAGCCAGAGACCAAATAGTGACAG CATATCCAGATGTCCAAGTGAGGCAACTCAATGATGACTGggaatttattgttattgcgtGCGATGGTATTTGGGAAGTGTTGTCCAATGAG gaGGTGTTATCATTCTGTCGTGTGAGATTGTTAAGTGGTTGGGAACCAGCTGCCGTCTGTGAGGCACTGATGCAGGTTTGTTTGGCTCCCAACTGTGCGACTGGTGGTCTAGGATGTGACAACATGACAGTTCTGATTGTGTGCCTGTCCCCATTCCCGAGGGCTGATATGGTG aaaCCTTTGCCAGAAGAACAGatgttaaataacaaatttatggCTAAAATGGAGGATTTGCTTTACGTTGAGGAAGAGGAAGATTTAAAGTAA